The following are encoded in a window of Methanobrevibacter ruminantium M1 genomic DNA:
- a CDS encoding 6-hydroxymethylpterin diphosphokinase MptE-like protein, which produces MDINEWEEWYEEILNTFGFRREDDEKTADLLDEILADHGFLTIDEFYDEIMLKKGYTDKFIVFGAGPSLKEHIRFLKENYDLSKYMLVSADGATTALLEEDVVPDIVATDLDGKMSDLLTANSLGSYFVIHAHGNNEELIDLWTTSFNKILGTTQSVPVGNLYNFGGFTDGDRAMFFVVELGAKEMVLAGMDFGTVVTKYSRPNIEGETGPADEIKTKKLIFAERLLNWIRENEDVEVINLIDS; this is translated from the coding sequence ATGGATATAAATGAATGGGAAGAATGGTATGAAGAGATTCTTAATACCTTTGGATTTCGTAGGGAAGATGATGAGAAGACTGCAGACCTATTGGATGAAATCCTTGCAGATCATGGTTTTTTGACCATTGATGAGTTCTATGATGAGATCATGCTTAAGAAGGGATACACTGATAAGTTTATTGTCTTTGGAGCAGGACCTTCATTGAAGGAGCATATAAGATTCTTGAAGGAAAACTATGACTTAAGCAAATACATGCTTGTATCTGCCGATGGGGCTACAACAGCCCTTTTGGAAGAGGATGTCGTTCCAGATATTGTTGCAACTGACTTAGACGGCAAGATGTCTGACCTTTTGACTGCAAATTCACTTGGCTCATACTTTGTGATTCATGCCCATGGAAACAATGAGGAGCTTATTGACCTATGGACAACAAGCTTTAATAAGATCCTTGGAACAACCCAGTCTGTTCCAGTAGGCAATCTCTATAACTTTGGAGGATTCACTGATGGAGATAGGGCAATGTTCTTTGTTGTAGAGCTTGGTGCAAAAGAGATGGTTCTTGCTGGAATGGACTTTGGAACAGTTGTAACCAAGTATTCAAGGCCAAACATTGAGGGTGAGACAGGCCCTGCCGATGAGATAAAGACTAAAAAGCTTATTTTTGCTGAAAGGTTATTAAATTGGATTAGGGAAAATGAGGATGTGGAAGTGATTAATTTAATCGATAGTTAA
- a CDS encoding CatA-like O-acetyltransferase, producing the protein MKEIEFDLKNNPFYNFLSSRYSMSARLNVEKMWNYSKENDLSFFTLSLAALINSLNEIPEMRRRIVNGKVIEYDYLDAVCPIMDEDSGIYKEMRVKAPQRFDEILDWHDYVQEHERKILNGTEDAFEVKTTERDELNIANFSCIPWVDFDSITNCTASSNQIQPLITWGKVNEDYEMTVAITVSHIFVNGRELAYFYQFAQDNFNNLF; encoded by the coding sequence ATGAAAGAAATTGAATTTGACTTAAAGAACAATCCGTTTTATAATTTCCTATCTTCAAGATATAGCATGTCTGCACGTTTGAATGTGGAGAAGATGTGGAATTATTCAAAGGAAAATGATCTTTCCTTTTTTACATTATCTCTTGCTGCTTTAATCAACAGCTTGAATGAAATCCCTGAAATGAGACGAAGGATAGTGAATGGAAAGGTCATTGAATATGATTATCTGGATGCAGTTTGCCCGATAATGGATGAGGATAGCGGAATCTATAAGGAGATGAGGGTAAAGGCTCCCCAGAGATTTGATGAGATATTGGATTGGCATGATTATGTTCAAGAGCATGAAAGGAAGATTTTAAATGGAACAGAAGACGCTTTTGAGGTGAAGACTACCGAAAGAGATGAGCTGAATATTGCCAATTTCTCTTGCATTCCTTGGGTGGATTTTGATTCAATCACAAATTGCACAGCAAGCTCCAATCAGATTCAGCCTTTGATAACTTGGGGAAAGGTCAATGAGGATTATGAAATGACTGTGGCTATAACAGTTAGCCATATCTTTGTAAATGGGCGAGAGTTAGCTTATTTTTATCAATTCGCTCAGGACAATTTTAATAATCTTTTTTAG
- a CDS encoding ORC1-type DNA replication protein, which yields MAIEDILMFDETIFNDINAFNPDYMPPNYNFRDSQMEGMAMAIRPAIRGGRPTNSVILGSCATGKTTAIKKVFELVEKTTDKVVCVYINCQLHTTRFGIFSQIHKKIFGHQPPETGVPFSRVYEKVMDKLSSDGKSLIVAFDDVNYLFQTPHANKVFYDILRAYEEYEGVRTGIFAILSDLEFRFALDKNVNTVFIPQDIVFPPYNYSEIFSILKDRAKAGFFPGVVSDEIIEEIANQTYEVGDLRVGIDLLRVSGNIAESNASRTIELEHVEEAVAKQGSVNLMETINSLNDLEKTMIKVLIDRDEVVTAGALSKEFKEQAGVSYATFNRTLEKLEFLRLVDTRYTGKGVRGNSREIILRFSPEDIKRCNL from the coding sequence ATGGCAATAGAAGATATTTTGATGTTTGACGAGACAATATTTAATGATATAAATGCATTCAATCCAGACTATATGCCACCTAACTATAATTTTAGAGACAGTCAGATGGAAGGAATGGCTATGGCTATACGCCCTGCCATAAGAGGTGGACGTCCAACCAATTCAGTAATATTAGGATCATGCGCTACAGGTAAGACAACTGCAATTAAAAAGGTATTTGAATTGGTTGAAAAGACTACAGATAAAGTGGTTTGTGTTTATATCAATTGTCAGCTTCACACTACACGTTTTGGAATCTTTTCTCAAATTCATAAAAAGATATTTGGACATCAGCCTCCAGAGACTGGAGTTCCATTCTCAAGGGTATATGAAAAGGTTATGGATAAACTTTCCTCAGATGGAAAGTCTCTTATTGTTGCCTTTGATGATGTAAACTATCTATTCCAGACTCCTCATGCAAACAAGGTATTCTATGATATCCTTAGGGCCTATGAGGAATATGAAGGGGTAAGAACAGGAATCTTTGCAATCCTTTCAGACTTGGAGTTTCGATTCGCCCTTGACAAGAATGTAAATACCGTATTCATTCCTCAAGACATTGTATTTCCGCCTTATAACTATAGCGAGATATTCAGCATTCTAAAGGATAGGGCTAAGGCAGGATTCTTCCCAGGTGTTGTCTCTGATGAAATCATTGAAGAGATAGCCAATCAGACCTATGAAGTAGGTGACTTGAGAGTGGGAATTGACCTTTTAAGGGTTAGCGGAAACATTGCCGAATCCAATGCAAGCAGAACCATAGAATTGGAGCATGTTGAAGAGGCAGTTGCAAAGCAAGGCTCTGTTAATCTTATGGAAACAATCAATTCATTGAATGACTTAGAAAAAACCATGATCAAGGTCTTAATTGATAGGGATGAGGTTGTTACAGCAGGAGCATTGTCTAAGGAATTTAAGGAGCAGGCTGGAGTAAGCTATGCGACATTCAACAGAACCCTTGAAAAGTTGGAATTCTTAAGATTGGTTGATACAAGGTATACAGGAAAAGGAGTAAGAGGCAATTCCAGGGAGATAATTTTAAGATTCTCTCCAGAGGATATTAAACGTTGCAATCTTTAG
- a CDS encoding archease — MSENNQREKKFEYFEVTADIGFYAYGNTLEEAYENAALAMFNVVTDIDKVKTSETREFEVESEDLVSLLYDYLDEFLFLQDTEFLFFSEFKVDIDKTEDGYKLNCIASGEEINWDVHVPRSEVKAITFHKMCVKKEDGVFKLRAILDL, encoded by the coding sequence ATGAGTGAAAATAATCAAAGGGAGAAAAAATTCGAATATTTTGAAGTTACTGCAGATATTGGATTTTATGCTTATGGTAATACTCTGGAAGAGGCTTACGAAAATGCTGCTTTAGCTATGTTTAATGTGGTGACTGATATAGATAAGGTTAAAACTAGCGAAACCCGTGAGTTTGAGGTCGAATCAGAGGATTTGGTTTCTCTTTTATATGATTATTTGGATGAGTTCTTATTCCTTCAAGATACTGAATTCTTGTTTTTCAGTGAGTTTAAGGTTGATATAGATAAAACAGAGGATGGTTATAAGTTAAATTGCATTGCATCTGGTGAGGAAATCAATTGGGACGTTCATGTTCCACGCTCTGAAGTTAAGGCCATCACTTTTCATAAGATGTGTGTAAAAAAGGAAGATGGTGTTTTTAAGCTTAGGGCTATTTTGGATTTGTAA
- a CDS encoding RtcB family protein yields the protein MSIRESLVKVRENVWELPSDYKKEMRVPGRMYLDDEAVKTIEEGALEQVSNVACMPGIQGASIAMPDIHFGYGFSIGGVGAFNYNNGVVSPGGVGFDINCGVRMLRTNLTEDEIKPHLKELTEVLFKNIPSGVGSKGQIRLKDNEINEVLDYGAWWAVERGFGWEEDLKFLEENGRMEEAESEVVSKKAKKRGVPQLGSLGSGNHFLEVQKIEEVYDDNVAKAFGLEPGNVTIMIHSGSRGCGHQICSDYLRKMDKAYRNYKIKLPDRQLACAPIDSPEATGYLKAMAAGANYAWANRQMMSHWVRQSFEEVFKRDAEDMGMSTIYDVAHNIAKKEVHKVKNSHMEVLVHRKGATRAFCPGRREIPKEYRDVGQPVLIPGTMGTASYILHGTDVAMEETFGSTAHGAGRVLSRTAAKKQYTAKDIEKELNDKGIHVKANSAPVLAEEAPGAYKNVDSVVKTSHDAGIAKLVAKVVPLAVTKG from the coding sequence ATGTCAATTAGAGAAAGTCTTGTAAAAGTTAGAGAAAATGTTTGGGAACTTCCAAGTGACTATAAGAAGGAAATGAGAGTTCCTGGAAGGATGTATCTTGATGATGAAGCTGTAAAGACCATTGAAGAAGGTGCTCTTGAACAGGTTTCAAATGTGGCCTGCATGCCTGGTATTCAAGGGGCATCAATCGCCATGCCTGATATTCACTTCGGATACGGTTTCAGCATAGGAGGAGTAGGTGCATTCAATTATAATAACGGTGTTGTAAGTCCTGGAGGAGTGGGCTTTGACATTAACTGTGGAGTAAGAATGCTTAGGACCAATCTTACTGAAGATGAAATCAAGCCGCATCTTAAGGAGCTTACAGAGGTTCTCTTTAAAAACATTCCATCAGGTGTTGGAAGCAAAGGTCAGATAAGGCTTAAGGACAATGAGATCAATGAGGTTCTTGATTATGGTGCCTGGTGGGCAGTTGAACGTGGATTCGGCTGGGAAGAAGACCTAAAATTCCTTGAAGAGAATGGGAGAATGGAAGAGGCCGAATCTGAAGTCGTAAGCAAAAAGGCTAAAAAAAGAGGAGTTCCTCAATTAGGTTCATTAGGTTCTGGAAACCACTTCCTTGAGGTTCAAAAGATTGAGGAAGTCTATGACGATAATGTTGCAAAGGCATTTGGTCTAGAGCCTGGAAATGTTACAATAATGATTCACAGCGGTTCAAGAGGCTGCGGACACCAAATCTGTTCTGATTATTTAAGAAAGATGGATAAGGCTTATAGAAACTATAAGATCAAGCTTCCAGACAGACAATTGGCATGTGCTCCTATTGACTCTCCAGAGGCTACAGGATACCTTAAGGCTATGGCTGCAGGTGCAAACTATGCTTGGGCTAACCGTCAGATGATGTCCCATTGGGTAAGGCAATCCTTTGAAGAGGTATTTAAGAGGGATGCAGAAGATATGGGAATGAGCACAATCTATGATGTTGCCCATAACATTGCTAAAAAGGAAGTCCATAAGGTTAAAAATTCCCATATGGAAGTTCTTGTTCACAGAAAAGGTGCAACCCGTGCATTCTGTCCTGGAAGACGTGAGATTCCTAAGGAATATCGTGATGTAGGTCAGCCTGTCCTTATTCCTGGAACCATGGGAACCGCTTCATATATCTTGCATGGTACTGATGTTGCTATGGAAGAGACCTTTGGATCCACTGCACATGGTGCTGGAAGGGTATTGTCCAGAACTGCTGCTAAAAAGCAATACACTGCTAAGGATATTGAAAAAGAATTGAATGATAAGGGAATTCATGTAAAAGCTAATTCAGCTCCTGTGTTAGCTGAAGAGGCTCCTGGTGCATATAAGAATGTGGATTCTGTTGTTAAGACCTCTCACGATGCTGGCATTGCTAAGCTGGTTGCTAAGGTTGTTCCACTAGCAGTTACAAAAGGATAG
- the mtnP gene encoding S-methyl-5'-thioadenosine phosphorylase, whose product MIAIIGGSGVDEITDMAESIEKKIVDTEYGSVQVSLFEIEGKEVVFLPRHSEGHTCPPHKINFKANIMALKELGVSQILATNAVGSVDLEIGPGSIVIPDDFLDFTVNRDRTFYDDDVVHIDMSEPYCNRLRNALLENSDCVNGGLVDGGTHICTEGPRFETPSEIRMFKMIGGTVVGMTTLPEAVLAREKEMCYASIAIVSNYCTSIAKHKLGVEEIIEIMAVKKEELISLLFNTIKNLPVDYDCECHHALGDAEF is encoded by the coding sequence ATGATTGCAATTATTGGAGGAAGCGGTGTCGATGAGATTACAGACATGGCAGAATCAATAGAGAAAAAGATAGTAGATACCGAATATGGCTCTGTACAGGTTTCTCTATTTGAAATTGAAGGAAAAGAAGTTGTTTTCCTTCCAAGACATTCAGAAGGACATACCTGTCCTCCACATAAGATTAACTTTAAGGCAAATATCATGGCCTTAAAGGAGTTAGGGGTTAGTCAGATTTTAGCTACAAATGCAGTAGGTTCAGTTGATTTGGAAATTGGCCCGGGATCCATAGTAATTCCAGATGACTTCTTGGACTTTACTGTAAATAGGGATAGGACATTCTATGACGATGATGTTGTTCATATTGACATGAGCGAGCCTTACTGCAATAGGCTTAGAAATGCATTGCTAGAGAATTCTGATTGTGTAAATGGAGGTCTTGTAGATGGTGGAACCCATATTTGTACAGAAGGACCTAGATTTGAAACTCCATCTGAAATCAGGATGTTTAAAATGATTGGCGGAACTGTTGTGGGAATGACTACATTACCTGAAGCTGTTCTTGCAAGGGAAAAGGAGATGTGCTATGCTTCCATAGCCATTGTATCCAATTATTGCACTTCCATTGCCAAGCATAAATTAGGAGTGGAAGAGATAATTGAAATAATGGCTGTAAAAAAGGAAGAATTGATTAGTCTTCTGTTTAATACAATTAAGAATCTGCCTGTAGACTATGATTGTGAATGCCATCATGCATTAGGTGATGCGGAGTTTTAA
- a CDS encoding stage II sporulation protein M: MNIKELFIESLKDNKKLIIGLYAFFIIVFIAAWIITGPKMQAIASNVTAMNGPGGAQSSAIELFIHNELGGIITYLASVFFGIAAIVLLGYNALNLGSIGQLFNHFMPNGGILYLIYLIPHGIFEITATVLQSAAGILLFLFIWRFIKAFRSKDTNGASDAFEMTKKTLIQSIVLMVIATILLLIAAPIEAYFSTAFSEFIMGFLGLR; this comes from the coding sequence ATGAATATAAAAGAGTTATTTATAGAATCCCTAAAAGACAATAAGAAACTAATAATAGGACTATATGCATTTTTTATAATAGTTTTCATTGCAGCTTGGATTATAACCGGTCCGAAAATGCAGGCCATTGCAAGCAATGTAACTGCAATGAATGGTCCTGGAGGAGCCCAAAGCAGCGCAATTGAACTTTTCATCCATAACGAACTTGGAGGAATCATTACATACCTTGCATCAGTATTCTTTGGAATTGCTGCAATTGTATTGCTAGGATACAATGCATTAAATTTAGGAAGCATTGGACAATTATTCAATCATTTCATGCCAAATGGAGGAATCTTATACCTAATTTACCTAATTCCCCATGGAATATTTGAAATTACTGCAACAGTCCTTCAGTCCGCAGCTGGAATACTATTGTTCCTATTCATTTGGAGGTTCATAAAGGCATTTAGAAGCAAGGATACAAATGGGGCCTCTGACGCATTTGAGATGACTAAAAAGACACTGATTCAGAGCATAGTGCTAATGGTTATTGCAACAATCCTCTTACTTATTGCCGCTCCAATCGAAGCATATTTCTCAACTGCATTTTCAGAATTTATTATGGGGTTTTTAGGACTTAGATAA
- a CDS encoding helix-turn-helix transcriptional regulator, giving the protein MRNNLKIYRAIENITQKELADELGVSRQTIVLIENNKNDPSLELAFKIAHKFDVKIEDIFINDSNKK; this is encoded by the coding sequence ATGAGAAATAATCTAAAAATATATAGGGCAATAGAAAATATTACTCAAAAGGAATTAGCAGATGAATTAGGCGTTAGCAGACAGACAATTGTATTGATTGAAAATAATAAAAATGATCCGTCATTGGAATTAGCCTTTAAAATAGCCCATAAATTTGATGTGAAAATCGAAGACATATTTATTAATGATTCTAATAAAAAATAA
- a CDS encoding DNA-binding protein, which translates to MENLLNLKYTCKDCDFTWITLNGEHSICPKCHSENIDLLGEVKDLDIEAILAHNKMRGGCCGSARGKGPLTCGKPMPDHANPNIPHHNHNKKTCCGYNE; encoded by the coding sequence ATGGAAAATCTTTTAAATTTAAAATATACTTGTAAAGACTGTGATTTTACTTGGATAACATTAAATGGAGAACATAGCATTTGTCCTAAGTGCCATAGTGAAAATATTGATTTATTAGGAGAAGTAAAGGATTTGGATATTGAAGCAATTCTTGCTCATAATAAAATGAGGGGAGGATGTTGTGGTTCTGCACGTGGAAAAGGTCCTTTGACATGTGGAAAACCAATGCCTGACCATGCAAATCCAAATATTCCTCATCATAACCACAATAAGAAAACTTGTTGTGGATACAATGAATAA
- a CDS encoding tocopherol cyclase family protein, giving the protein MNVSDLKRDHYMLKGPLAKQGYDWWWHSLTAYNKETGEPRPFFIEYFVCNPALAEDEPTLGQDPKNIEAGKKPSYCMLKVGAWGKEPKQIHNFYSMKDFECPDDKLDVKIGEFSLTEKHMTGYCKVTEEEARDHPEYMCDAGEMKWDLDIDKQITFNVGYGANTLFRKLNSFEMFWHAEGIKTQYSGTIELDGVEYEVIPEKSFGYADKNWGADFTSPWLWISSCNLTSLITGEKLNNSAFEAGGGKPKAFGISLPRKLLIGFYYEGKMYEYNFARFWNMVKVDFGFKEGEELNEWFINASNKDSKMEMKLYCKRDEMLLFNYEAPTGKKLHTRLWNGGNGFGEIKLMKKGRHID; this is encoded by the coding sequence ATGAATGTAAGTGATTTAAAAAGAGACCATTATATGCTAAAGGGTCCCCTTGCAAAGCAAGGCTATGACTGGTGGTGGCATTCCCTCACTGCATACAATAAGGAAACTGGGGAACCAAGACCTTTCTTTATAGAATACTTTGTGTGCAATCCTGCTCTTGCTGAGGATGAGCCTACCTTAGGCCAAGACCCTAAAAACATTGAAGCAGGGAAAAAGCCATCCTACTGTATGCTGAAGGTAGGAGCATGGGGTAAGGAGCCTAAGCAGATTCATAATTTCTATTCCATGAAGGATTTCGAATGTCCAGATGACAAGTTGGATGTTAAGATTGGAGAGTTCAGCTTAACTGAAAAACATATGACCGGATACTGTAAGGTTACAGAGGAGGAAGCACGTGACCATCCGGAGTACATGTGTGATGCAGGAGAGATGAAATGGGACTTGGACATTGACAAGCAAATCACTTTTAATGTGGGATATGGAGCTAACACTCTCTTTAGAAAACTTAATTCATTTGAAATGTTTTGGCATGCTGAAGGAATAAAGACTCAATACAGCGGAACCATTGAGCTTGATGGGGTCGAATATGAGGTTATTCCAGAAAAGTCATTCGGATATGCCGACAAGAACTGGGGAGCAGACTTTACAAGCCCTTGGCTATGGATCTCCTCATGCAATCTAACAAGCCTCATTACTGGAGAGAAGCTTAACAACTCTGCCTTTGAAGCAGGTGGAGGAAAGCCTAAGGCATTTGGTATTTCACTTCCTAGAAAGCTTCTGATAGGATTCTATTATGAAGGAAAGATGTATGAATATAACTTTGCAAGATTCTGGAATATGGTAAAGGTTGATTTCGGATTTAAGGAAGGTGAAGAGTTGAATGAATGGTTTATCAATGCAAGTAATAAGGACAGCAAGATGGAAATGAAGCTTTATTGCAAGCGTGATGAGATGTTGCTCTTTAATTATGAAGCTCCAACCGGTAAGAAGCTACACACCCGTCTTTGGAATGGTGGTAACGGCTTTGGTGAGATAAAGCTTATGAAAAAAGGACGGCACATTGATTGA
- a CDS encoding diacylglycerol/polyprenol kinase family protein encodes MLWTDFIVLAIVYIYVVAIFILSEKVLKSRPEVSRKFLHIMVGNMIFAMPFFSDPWIMLLFITLPVTVALFFLTEYSPIQIENSVTESGHALGLLFYALIWSILLFVYPIMLDPNYLWIVAMAIVPLVYGDGFAALVGGKWGTIKYHVFGGEKTVVGSLAMLSVTAVLSVFVWVFYSSIGYTLPELNLWYILLISAVATLCEALSYGGVDNLTVPAVTSVLYYIVATVL; translated from the coding sequence ATGTTGTGGACAGATTTTATTGTTTTGGCGATTGTTTATATTTATGTGGTTGCAATTTTTATACTGTCTGAGAAGGTCTTAAAGAGCAGGCCAGAGGTCTCCCGTAAGTTTTTACATATTATGGTAGGTAATATGATATTTGCCATGCCATTCTTCTCAGATCCTTGGATTATGCTTTTATTCATTACCTTGCCTGTAACTGTGGCACTATTCTTCCTTACAGAGTACTCCCCTATTCAGATTGAAAACAGCGTTACCGAATCCGGACATGCATTAGGACTCCTCTTTTATGCATTGATTTGGTCCATATTGCTCTTTGTCTACCCAATCATGCTTGATCCTAACTATCTTTGGATTGTAGCAATGGCAATCGTTCCATTGGTATATGGTGACGGATTTGCTGCTCTTGTTGGAGGAAAATGGGGTACAATCAAATATCATGTATTTGGAGGAGAGAAAACTGTTGTAGGTTCCCTTGCAATGCTTTCTGTAACTGCAGTTCTTTCTGTATTTGTTTGGGTGTTCTACAGTTCAATAGGATACACTCTTCCAGAGCTTAATTTATGGTATATATTGCTTATATCAGCAGTTGCAACATTGTGTGAAGCTCTCAGTTATGGTGGTGTGGACAACCTTACTGTTCCTGCTGTAACTTCCGTTTTGTATTATATTGTTGCGACCGTCCTCTAA
- a CDS encoding IS5-like element ISMru1 family transposase, with protein sequence MKHRLNLDNKDPNYILLKEIFKIMDSRKSKSILASYGFKNLNRTIFTFKIIFISMFFGIDIPFILNELKSKKELRKYFNISEVLTADQVYKIFSEINSEKLIKCLNRILNSRNMVKRRGKKTFIVDATPVDVDINFHRNKKTKEHLEKINLKWSYSSSKGYYIGFKATVVLDYDSMNPVCILVHSGAPNDAKLFEEILENLQKRRIIRKGDTLIFDKGYYSYKNYQIGISKYKIIPFIFPKEKFSRTRLDDILTYLLAVFNKTKRIMKEKRLYNSLKMELMKKIDSWEKFKPIRGKIEDFFKLLKQGLNMREIHKYTPKSVEKTVYLNVFLGALIISQGFYSKTAIQQLSEN encoded by the coding sequence ATGAAGCATAGATTAAATTTAGATAATAAAGACCCAAATTATATTTTGTTGAAAGAAATATTTAAAATTATGGATTCTAGAAAATCCAAAAGTATATTAGCATCCTATGGATTTAAAAACTTAAATAGAACAATATTTACTTTTAAAATTATATTTATAAGTATGTTCTTTGGAATTGACATTCCATTCATTTTAAACGAGCTTAAATCCAAAAAAGAACTTCGCAAATACTTTAATATTTCTGAAGTTTTGACTGCAGATCAAGTTTATAAAATTTTTTCAGAAATAAACTCTGAAAAACTTATAAAATGTTTAAACAGAATCTTAAACTCAAGGAATATGGTTAAAAGAAGAGGAAAAAAGACTTTTATTGTTGATGCGACCCCAGTGGACGTAGATATTAATTTCCACAGAAATAAAAAGACTAAAGAACATCTGGAAAAAATTAATCTCAAATGGAGTTATTCATCCTCTAAAGGTTATTATATTGGATTTAAAGCAACTGTTGTATTAGATTATGATTCTATGAATCCTGTTTGTATTTTAGTCCACTCTGGAGCTCCAAACGATGCAAAACTTTTCGAAGAAATTTTAGAAAACCTTCAAAAAAGACGAATAATCAGAAAAGGAGACACATTAATCTTTGATAAAGGATATTACAGCTATAAAAACTACCAAATCGGAATCAGCAAATACAAAATCATTCCTTTCATTTTTCCAAAAGAAAAATTCAGCAGAACCCGATTGGATGACATTTTAACTTATTTACTAGCCGTATTTAACAAAACAAAGAGAATAATGAAAGAAAAAAGATTATACAATAGTTTAAAAATGGAATTAATGAAAAAAATAGATTCATGGGAAAAATTTAAACCAATAAGGGGCAAAATAGAAGATTTTTTCAAATTATTAAAACAAGGCTTGAATATGAGAGAAATCCACAAATATACTCCAAAATCAGTAGAAAAAACCGTTTATCTAAATGTATTTTTGGGAGCACTGATTATATCACAAGGATTTTACTCAAAAACGGCCATACAACAATTATCTGAAAACTAA